A genomic window from Oceanobacillus timonensis includes:
- a CDS encoding sugar-binding transcriptional regulator translates to MSKADLRLLSKIAYMYYNDNMSQHDIAQEINVSRSKISRLLVEAREQGIVQINVTIPVTRCFDLEQQLEETFGIREAIVVPVYSTKEENILNSLGQAGAEYLVNHVKEGMTVGFSMGETLKRLASYLGDEQQIDCEVVPIMGGNWPKMGYGLDANTISQSVAEKLGAKCFPLYAPAIVSNETLKESILSDLTVQNVFKKSLETDITFISVGVESSSQAHIHLLTEAEKKQSKEANVVGEVAFWFFDSEGSIPDIDIHNRVIGPSIEQISKHSKIVLVSGNSYKKEAIASALAGEWVDTLITDEHVAAYLLRNQKEEGKQHIEPEIELK, encoded by the coding sequence ATGTCTAAAGCGGATTTGAGGTTATTATCAAAAATTGCATATATGTATTATAACGATAATATGTCTCAGCATGATATTGCACAGGAAATCAATGTTTCAAGAAGTAAAATATCAAGGCTGTTAGTAGAAGCACGAGAACAAGGGATTGTTCAGATAAATGTGACAATTCCTGTTACACGTTGTTTTGATTTAGAGCAGCAATTAGAAGAAACTTTTGGAATTCGTGAAGCAATTGTTGTTCCAGTATATTCGACCAAAGAGGAAAATATATTAAATTCTTTGGGGCAGGCAGGAGCAGAATATCTTGTGAACCATGTGAAAGAAGGGATGACTGTTGGTTTTTCTATGGGCGAAACGTTAAAGAGGCTTGCTTCTTATTTGGGGGATGAGCAGCAAATAGACTGTGAAGTGGTTCCGATTATGGGCGGAAATTGGCCAAAAATGGGGTATGGTCTTGATGCGAATACGATTTCTCAGAGCGTTGCCGAGAAATTAGGAGCCAAATGTTTTCCTTTATATGCGCCGGCTATTGTTTCCAATGAAACATTAAAAGAGTCTATTCTAAGTGATTTAACGGTTCAAAACGTATTTAAAAAATCATTAGAGACAGATATCACTTTTATCAGTGTAGGGGTAGAATCGTCCTCTCAAGCTCATATTCATCTATTAACGGAAGCAGAAAAGAAACAATCCAAAGAAGCGAATGTCGTTGGCGAAGTAGCTTTCTGGTTCTTTGACTCAGAGGGCAGTATTCCGGATATTGATATCCACAACAGGGTAATTGGACCAAGTATTGAACAGATCAGTAAGCATTCCAAAATCGTATTGGTATCCGGAAACAGTTATAAGAAAGAAGCAATTGCTTCTGCGCTTGCGGGGGAATGGGTGGATACATTAATTACCGATGAACATGTAGCAGCGTATTTGTTGAGAAATCAAAAAGAAGAAGGAAAACAACATATTGAACCAGAGATAGAGTTGAAGTAG
- a CDS encoding alpha/beta hydrolase yields the protein MGNLRRKGKMFEKEIHSSFLEEMMTLQIYHPETFSDAYPYEICIMQDGKDYFQMGRVATLSDKLHDEEALHNVVFVGIHYKDKYDRRKKYHPSGEQNEAYIHFLVREVVPYLDELIPAHQAGKKRSIIGDSLAGTLALMTAMKYPHLFEKAGLQSPYVDDTVLAYIEQTSSLAALDIYHTIGTKETDVHMSDGNTADFVEPNRQLHQALKKSGAAYTYYELADGIHTWKYWQNDMRRLLTTLFD from the coding sequence GTGGGAAATTTGCGCAGAAAAGGAAAAATGTTCGAAAAAGAAATACACAGCTCATTTTTAGAGGAAATGATGACCTTACAGATTTATCATCCGGAAACATTTTCTGATGCTTATCCATATGAAATTTGTATTATGCAAGACGGAAAAGATTACTTTCAGATGGGAAGAGTCGCTACATTAAGCGATAAGCTTCATGATGAAGAAGCATTGCATAACGTTGTTTTTGTGGGAATTCATTACAAAGATAAGTATGATCGCAGAAAAAAATATCATCCGTCAGGAGAACAGAATGAGGCATATATCCATTTTCTCGTACGTGAAGTTGTGCCATACTTAGATGAATTAATTCCGGCACATCAGGCAGGAAAAAAACGTTCTATTATCGGTGATTCTCTAGCAGGAACACTGGCATTGATGACAGCAATGAAATATCCGCATCTATTTGAAAAAGCAGGACTGCAATCTCCTTATGTTGACGATACCGTGTTAGCATATATAGAGCAAACATCCTCGTTGGCAGCACTGGATATTTATCATACAATTGGAACAAAAGAAACTGACGTACACATGAGTGACGGGAATACAGCTGATTTTGTAGAACCCAACCGTCAATTACATCAAGCACTGAAAAAATCAGGAGCCGCTTATACTTACTATGAGCTGGCAGATGGCATCCACACATGGAAATATTGGCAGAATGATATGCGCCGTTTGCTTACTACTTTATTTGATTAA
- a CDS encoding YjcG family protein, translating to MKYGIAIFPSKTVQDQANALRKRYDPRYSLIPPHITLKYPFETDPEQVDEVVQALHQIADSVDPFYIHINKVSTFEPITNTIYLKIEPKEQLKTLNEKLQQGIFENNQTHSFVPHITIAQDLEYDEFSDIVGRLKMEGFAIKDYIDRFQLLYELENGSWTVYETFLLGEE from the coding sequence ATGAAATACGGAATCGCTATTTTTCCTTCAAAAACGGTACAGGACCAAGCCAATGCATTAAGAAAGCGTTACGACCCAAGGTACTCTTTAATCCCTCCGCATATTACATTGAAGTACCCGTTTGAAACAGACCCGGAGCAAGTTGATGAAGTTGTTCAGGCATTACACCAAATCGCCGACAGTGTGGATCCTTTTTATATCCATATCAACAAAGTCAGCACCTTCGAACCGATAACCAATACGATTTATTTAAAAATTGAACCGAAAGAACAACTAAAAACACTAAATGAGAAGCTGCAGCAAGGCATATTTGAAAATAATCAGACGCATTCGTTTGTCCCGCATATTACCATTGCGCAGGATTTAGAGTATGATGAGTTCTCTGATATCGTAGGCAGATTAAAAATGGAAGGTTTTGCTATTAAAGACTATATTGATCGCTTCCAGCTGTTATATGAATTAGAAAATGGCTCATGGACAGTGTATGAAACATTTTTATTAGGAGAGGAATAA
- a CDS encoding GNAT family N-acetyltransferase — protein MIVKTATTPQELQDVYQIRKEVFVEEQNVPPELEIDEFDQSATHFIAYDGETPVAAARLRFTENGAGKLERICVAKSHRGKSIGKKIMQKMEQEIIQQGFHKAKLNAQTHAQDFYQKLGYDVTSGEFMDAGIPHVTMIKKV, from the coding sequence ATGATCGTAAAGACCGCTACTACACCGCAAGAATTACAAGATGTATATCAAATTCGGAAGGAAGTATTTGTAGAAGAACAAAACGTACCTCCAGAATTAGAAATAGATGAATTTGATCAATCCGCAACGCACTTTATCGCCTATGATGGCGAAACGCCGGTTGCTGCCGCCCGACTGCGATTCACGGAGAACGGCGCAGGTAAATTAGAACGTATCTGCGTTGCGAAATCACATCGCGGAAAATCCATCGGCAAAAAGATCATGCAAAAAATGGAACAGGAAATTATCCAGCAGGGCTTTCATAAAGCAAAACTGAACGCACAAACACATGCACAGGATTTTTATCAAAAGCTGGGTTATGATGTGACATCCGGCGAATTTATGGATGCTGGTATCCCGCATGTAACTATGATAAAAAAGGTATAA
- a CDS encoding YetF domain-containing protein has product MSSYLSMFVELIFGLFALFVITKILGKTQISQITPFDFISALLLGELVGNALFDPNAGIPEIAFVVVLYGLLLYVIEIVSQKYKRTRHMLEGSPTIVIHRGKLIRDMMKKTKLDINQLQHLLREKDVFSISEVEFAVLEANGTVSVLKKTDYQTPTRKDLKLSPKDVTLPITLINDGEIIKDNLEEKNLPVSWLEESIREQGYQDISEIFYAEYSKGEPLFIIPFYNRNHQKYDDLD; this is encoded by the coding sequence ATGTCCAGTTACTTAAGTATGTTTGTAGAGCTTATTTTTGGCTTATTTGCTTTATTCGTCATCACCAAGATATTAGGGAAAACACAAATATCACAAATCACGCCATTTGATTTTATTTCTGCACTGCTGTTAGGAGAATTAGTAGGAAATGCGTTATTTGACCCGAATGCCGGGATACCGGAAATAGCATTTGTTGTCGTTCTTTACGGCCTTCTATTGTATGTGATTGAAATTGTTTCGCAAAAATATAAACGGACCCGTCATATGCTCGAAGGAAGTCCAACCATTGTTATTCATCGCGGAAAGCTCATCCGGGATATGATGAAAAAAACCAAGCTGGATATTAATCAGCTGCAGCATCTGTTGAGAGAAAAGGATGTCTTCTCCATCAGTGAAGTAGAATTTGCCGTCCTGGAAGCAAATGGAACCGTCTCTGTTCTTAAAAAAACAGATTATCAAACACCTACACGTAAAGATTTAAAATTATCTCCTAAAGATGTCACGTTACCAATCACACTTATCAATGATGGAGAAATCATTAAAGATAATCTGGAGGAGAAAAATCTCCCTGTTTCCTGGTTGGAAGAATCTATTCGTGAGCAGGGATACCAAGATATTTCGGAAATTTTTTATGCGGAATATTCGAAAGGAGAGCCTTTATTTATTATTCCTTTCTATAATCGAAATCACCAAAAATATGATGATCTTGACTAA
- a CDS encoding CotY/CotZ family spore coat protein, with the protein MGCGKNYDTGSCVADILKDIVDAQNDIVENCCDTSCEQSINDLLCTNEVTNDLDTVPVILYCNDCKPFKGFGTTKNHHNKMNPILSSFIFRVKKVDKDNCAILELLLSDGESCGFDHMKDPTDQNTEDMEATGICITVDLNCFCHVTCLPAIRAFH; encoded by the coding sequence ATGGGTTGTGGAAAAAATTACGATACCGGAAGTTGTGTTGCAGATATTTTAAAAGACATTGTTGATGCTCAAAATGACATTGTAGAAAATTGCTGTGATACGAGCTGCGAACAATCAATTAACGACCTTTTATGTACCAATGAGGTAACGAATGATTTAGACACCGTACCTGTTATTTTATACTGCAATGATTGCAAACCTTTTAAAGGTTTCGGCACAACAAAAAACCATCACAACAAAATGAATCCCATCTTATCCAGCTTTATTTTCAGAGTAAAGAAAGTAGATAAAGATAACTGTGCTATTCTTGAGTTGTTACTCAGTGATGGAGAAAGCTGCGGTTTTGACCATATGAAGGATCCGACAGACCAGAACACAGAAGATATGGAAGCAACAGGTATTTGTATCACTGTCGATTTAAACTGTTTCTGCCATGTTACCTGCTTACCAGCAATCAGAGCATTTCATTAA
- a CDS encoding CotO family spore coat protein — protein MTDKNKAKSPLLYISQPQLKESAAPMQDNYFGNSGIQKKADVNQAPPVKKPPLKHHKKHVDSTVQKEEQQSSKKKFMEMSINEKIDYLTNRSEFAPPVRCEVIVNGNKKYRGIIREKEEDILFLQLSNRKSSIKIPVEDIENIQLLGF, from the coding sequence ATGACGGATAAAAATAAAGCGAAATCTCCTTTACTTTACATCAGCCAGCCTCAATTGAAAGAATCTGCGGCACCAATGCAGGATAATTATTTTGGTAATTCCGGAATACAGAAGAAAGCAGATGTAAACCAAGCACCACCCGTGAAAAAACCCCCTTTAAAACATCATAAAAAACATGTTGATAGTACTGTTCAGAAAGAAGAACAGCAATCAAGCAAGAAAAAATTTATGGAAATGTCCATTAACGAAAAAATAGATTATTTAACAAACCGTTCTGAATTTGCTCCGCCTGTAAGGTGTGAAGTCATTGTAAATGGCAATAAGAAATATCGGGGGATTATCCGCGAAAAAGAAGAGGATATCTTGTTTTTACAGTTAAGTAATCGAAAAAGCAGCATCAAAATACCGGTGGAAGATATTGAAAACATTCAATTATTAGGTTTTTAA
- the mgtE gene encoding magnesium transporter — MKADQYDVQYQEQFQEHIDKVQEALETENLEEFRTEFLEIHPYDQAVFFQQQEAENRAQIYTYLSPEEMSEILINIDLDDVVEFFEEMDPRYAAMIFSEMPVDDAVDILNELDKEKVVSYLTIMDKESADDIKQLLHYEEKTAGSIMTTEYVVLFENQTVAETMNQLKKEAPDAETIYYLFVLDDVKHLVGVLSIRDLIIADHDTQIKEIMSTKVVAVSVAKDQEDVAQMFRDYDFLALPVVDFQDHLLGIITVDDILDVMEEEASEDYSKLAAMSNTDIKDDTAIRSARKRLPWLVILLFLGMLTATLIASFEETLEQVAILAAFIPLIGGTAGNSGTQALAVSVRGMATGEFEHTGKWKLLGREALTGLINGVFCGIILAAIIFIWQGSIYLGILLGLSIMGSLLVATLAGALIPMIMNRLHIDPAVASGPFITTINDLISTLIYFGMATAFMSYLI, encoded by the coding sequence ATGAAAGCCGATCAATACGATGTTCAATATCAAGAGCAATTTCAAGAACATATTGATAAAGTTCAAGAAGCATTGGAAACAGAAAATTTGGAGGAGTTTCGAACAGAATTTCTGGAAATTCATCCATATGATCAGGCTGTGTTTTTCCAGCAGCAGGAAGCAGAAAATAGAGCGCAGATATACACGTATTTATCTCCTGAAGAAATGTCAGAGATATTAATCAATATTGATTTAGATGATGTCGTTGAGTTTTTTGAGGAGATGGATCCGAGATATGCTGCGATGATTTTTTCCGAGATGCCTGTCGATGATGCGGTTGATATTTTAAATGAGCTGGATAAAGAAAAAGTAGTCAGCTATTTAACCATCATGGATAAAGAATCTGCTGATGATATAAAACAGCTCCTTCATTACGAAGAAAAAACGGCTGGTAGTATCATGACAACAGAATATGTTGTGCTGTTTGAAAATCAAACCGTTGCAGAGACGATGAATCAGCTGAAAAAAGAAGCTCCAGATGCAGAGACGATTTATTACTTGTTTGTCCTCGATGATGTAAAACATTTAGTTGGTGTCTTGTCTATCCGGGATTTGATTATTGCAGATCATGATACACAAATTAAAGAAATCATGAGTACCAAAGTGGTTGCTGTATCGGTTGCTAAAGACCAGGAAGACGTTGCACAAATGTTTAGAGACTATGATTTTCTTGCACTTCCAGTAGTTGATTTTCAAGATCATCTTCTCGGTATTATCACTGTAGATGATATTTTAGATGTTATGGAAGAAGAAGCCAGTGAGGACTACTCCAAATTAGCGGCGATGTCCAACACGGATATTAAAGATGATACAGCCATTCGTTCTGCAAGAAAAAGATTGCCTTGGCTGGTTATCCTGTTATTTTTAGGTATGTTAACGGCTACTTTGATTGCCAGTTTTGAAGAAACCTTAGAACAAGTAGCTATTTTAGCTGCTTTTATTCCCTTGATTGGAGGAACAGCTGGTAATTCAGGAACACAGGCACTTGCTGTATCCGTACGTGGAATGGCAACAGGTGAATTCGAACATACTGGGAAATGGAAGCTTCTAGGAAGAGAAGCATTAACAGGATTAATTAACGGGGTCTTCTGTGGAATTATTCTTGCTGCTATTATTTTTATTTGGCAAGGCAGTATTTATTTAGGCATTCTATTAGGTTTATCTATTATGGGTTCCCTTCTTGTAGCAACATTAGCAGGAGCACTCATTCCGATGATAATGAATCGTTTGCATATTGACCCAGCGGTAGCATCAGGGCCTTTTATTACCACGATTAATGATCTTATCTCGACGCTGATTTACTTTGGAATGGCAACAGCATTTATGAGCTATTTAATTTAA
- the prpE gene encoding bis(5'-nucleosyl)-tetraphosphatase PrpE, with product MQFDIIGDVHGCLDELLELLDKLKYRQENNMYTHPDDHKLIFVGDLTDRGPNSIAVIQLVYQLVIEQKIAYYVPGNHCNKLYRYFLGNHVQEKHGLETTVAEWKELDESQKQNIQEKFMTLYEKAPLYLYCKETNLIVAHAGIKEDLIGLKNSRTKSFVLYGDVTGRTDHQGRPIRRDWAKHYKGELWIVYGHTPVLEPRQINRTINIDTGCVFGNKLTAFQFPKQSIVSVPSHQPFQPDRFTDFSKK from the coding sequence TTGCAATTCGATATTATTGGAGATGTGCACGGATGTTTGGATGAACTTTTGGAACTGCTCGACAAGCTGAAATATCGACAGGAAAACAATATGTATACGCATCCGGATGATCATAAATTAATTTTTGTTGGAGATCTTACTGATCGTGGACCAAACTCTATCGCAGTTATCCAACTTGTCTATCAGTTAGTTATTGAACAAAAAATAGCATATTATGTACCGGGAAATCACTGTAATAAGCTATACCGCTATTTCTTAGGAAATCACGTCCAGGAAAAACATGGTTTGGAAACAACGGTAGCTGAGTGGAAGGAATTGGATGAATCTCAAAAACAAAACATCCAGGAAAAGTTTATGACACTTTATGAAAAAGCACCTTTATATTTATATTGTAAAGAGACGAATCTTATTGTTGCTCACGCAGGGATAAAAGAAGACCTCATTGGACTGAAAAATTCCCGCACAAAGTCATTTGTTCTCTACGGAGATGTTACCGGTCGGACAGACCATCAAGGAAGGCCAATCCGGCGAGACTGGGCAAAACATTACAAAGGAGAACTCTGGATTGTATATGGCCATACCCCGGTTTTAGAACCGCGCCAAATCAATCGGACCATTAATATAGATACGGGCTGTGTCTTTGGAAATAAACTGACCGCTTTTCAATTTCCAAAACAAAGCATTGTTTCCGTACCTTCCCATCAACCGTTTCAACCAGATCGTTTTACTGATTTTTCAAAGAAGTGA
- a CDS encoding RluA family pseudouridine synthase, translated as MTASIQKSWVIDDAGAQMTIKDFLQKKLKFSRRLLTAMKKEDGKCFINEKEAHITESLHLHDQLMVIFPDETPGSIEATKMDLAIVYEDDDHLVINKPTDQACMPGMNDRYSSLANGIQSYYNAIGHPATVHIVTRLDKNTSGLVLIAKNRYTHALLSEAQKKNQIHRTYEAIITGKINPSAGTIQAPIARKKTSIIEREVNKEEGKEAITHYQTISSLVRASSVRIQLETGRTHQIRVHFSHLGHPLLGDDLYGGRTDDMQRQALHCSTLEWMHPFEKKSMRFDCALPLDMMNCEKNLAITSLKNQ; from the coding sequence ATGACTGCAAGCATTCAAAAAAGCTGGGTGATTGATGATGCAGGCGCCCAAATGACGATAAAAGATTTTCTGCAAAAGAAGCTAAAGTTTTCAAGAAGGTTATTGACTGCTATGAAAAAAGAGGACGGGAAATGTTTTATCAATGAAAAGGAGGCTCATATTACAGAAAGCCTTCATTTGCATGACCAATTAATGGTCATTTTTCCAGATGAAACTCCAGGCAGTATTGAAGCAACCAAAATGGATTTGGCAATCGTTTATGAAGATGATGATCATTTAGTCATCAATAAACCGACTGATCAGGCTTGTATGCCAGGCATGAACGACCGTTATTCTTCTTTAGCAAACGGTATCCAAAGCTATTACAATGCTATTGGTCATCCAGCCACCGTGCATATCGTAACAAGATTGGACAAGAATACGTCCGGTCTTGTTTTAATTGCGAAAAATCGCTATACCCATGCTTTATTATCAGAAGCACAAAAAAAGAACCAGATTCATCGTACCTATGAAGCAATCATAACAGGAAAAATAAATCCTTCTGCCGGAACAATACAAGCGCCGATTGCCCGTAAGAAAACGTCCATTATTGAACGGGAAGTAAACAAGGAGGAAGGCAAAGAGGCCATCACCCACTATCAGACCATTTCTTCCCTTGTAAGGGCTTCCTCCGTACGAATTCAATTGGAAACGGGCAGGACGCATCAAATTCGTGTTCATTTCAGCCATCTTGGTCATCCGCTCCTTGGTGATGATTTGTATGGTGGCAGAACAGATGACATGCAGCGGCAAGCGCTCCATTGTTCAACATTGGAATGGATGCATCCATTTGAGAAAAAAAGCATGCGGTTTGATTGTGCACTTCCGTTAGATATGATGAATTGTGAGAAAAACTTAGCCATCACTTCTTTGAAAAATCAGTAA
- a CDS encoding NAD kinase: MKFKIVARGDKRSNKLKDMMRRYLESFGLEYHKEEPDLVISVGGDGTFLEAFHRYVHRLQETAFIGVHTGHLGFYTDWTQEEVEKLLVEVANTPFQTVEYPLMEVIIRDDLGKKEDRHLALNEAMIKTADGSSVVLDVELKGEHFETFRGDGICISTPSGSTAYNKALGGAIIHPSLEAIQITENASINNRVFRTIGSPLVLPKHHTCFLKPMVDNSFLIQIDHFTKNYHEVKSIQCRVADEKIRFARFRQFPFWHRVRDSFVTEVE, from the coding sequence ATGAAGTTTAAAATTGTTGCCAGAGGGGACAAGCGATCCAATAAATTAAAAGATATGATGCGGCGATATTTGGAGTCTTTCGGGCTGGAATATCATAAAGAAGAGCCTGATTTGGTTATCTCCGTGGGCGGTGACGGCACCTTTTTAGAGGCTTTTCACCGTTATGTTCACCGTTTGCAGGAAACGGCTTTTATCGGTGTGCACACCGGTCATTTAGGATTTTATACGGATTGGACACAGGAAGAAGTGGAGAAGCTCCTGGTTGAAGTTGCAAACACTCCATTTCAAACAGTGGAATATCCATTAATGGAAGTCATTATCCGTGATGATTTAGGAAAAAAAGAGGACAGGCATCTTGCATTAAATGAAGCCATGATTAAAACGGCAGATGGCTCTTCTGTGGTCTTAGATGTAGAGTTGAAGGGAGAACATTTTGAAACGTTCCGTGGAGATGGCATATGTATATCTACGCCTTCCGGAAGTACCGCTTATAATAAAGCGCTTGGCGGAGCCATTATTCACCCGTCGCTGGAGGCGATTCAAATAACGGAGAACGCATCCATTAATAATCGGGTTTTCCGTACGATTGGTTCGCCATTAGTTTTGCCGAAGCATCATACTTGTTTCCTGAAGCCGATGGTGGATAATTCCTTTTTAATTCAAATTGATCATTTCACGAAAAATTATCATGAAGTAAAATCCATACAATGCCGCGTAGCAGATGAAAAAATCCGTTTTGCACGTTTTAGACAGTTTCCTTTCTGGCATCGTGTGAGAGACTCCTTTGTGACCGAGGTAGAATAA
- a CDS encoding GTP pyrophosphokinase: MDWGKTLAPYKQAVEELKVKLKGIRSEYERESSNSPIEFVTGRVKPIPSIIEKARERQIPLENLDTLQDITGIRVVCQFVDDIYPIAEMLRKRNDFQIIEEKDYVFHKKDSGYRSYHMIIEYPVETVTGRIIVLAEIQIRTLAMNFWATNEHSLNYKYEGNLPSEVKLRLQKAAEAAFKLDEEMSKIRSEIHEAQRVFHRKS; this comes from the coding sequence ATGGACTGGGGAAAAACGTTAGCGCCATATAAACAGGCGGTGGAGGAATTAAAAGTAAAGTTAAAAGGAATTCGTTCCGAGTATGAAAGAGAATCCAGTAATTCGCCAATTGAATTTGTTACAGGAAGAGTAAAACCGATACCGAGCATTATCGAAAAAGCGCGTGAACGGCAAATTCCTCTTGAGAATTTAGATACATTACAGGATATAACAGGGATAAGAGTCGTTTGTCAATTTGTTGATGATATTTATCCCATCGCCGAAATGCTCAGGAAGCGCAACGACTTTCAAATTATTGAAGAGAAAGATTATGTTTTTCATAAAAAGGATAGTGGTTACAGGTCTTATCATATGATTATTGAGTATCCGGTAGAAACGGTGACAGGAAGAATCATTGTGTTGGCAGAAATTCAAATACGTACACTCGCGATGAATTTTTGGGCAACCAATGAACATTCATTAAATTATAAATATGAAGGGAATTTACCTTCAGAGGTCAAGCTGCGGCTGCAAAAAGCTGCTGAGGCCGCATTTAAACTGGATGAAGAAATGTCAAAAATCAGAAGCGAAATCCATGAAGCGCAACGTGTTTTTCATCGGAAATCATAG
- a CDS encoding CYTH domain-containing protein — protein sequence MSQEIEIEFKNLLTVQEYNQLAGDLFSQAETIEQTNYYFETPSFDLKENGSALRIRKKNGTYTLTLKEPHPDGLLETHDKLTEKEFLSWTAGTPSEAPNVIAQLKKMSMDVAALEYLGSMVTFRKEIPYQNTLLVLDKSIYLDTEDAELELEATSKNHGEKIFNSLLENYQIPLRDTPPKIARFFNQKRSL from the coding sequence ATGAGCCAAGAGATAGAAATCGAATTTAAAAATCTATTAACCGTTCAGGAATATAACCAATTAGCAGGAGATTTATTTTCCCAGGCTGAGACCATTGAACAGACAAATTATTATTTTGAAACGCCCTCTTTTGATTTAAAAGAAAACGGTTCTGCATTACGAATACGAAAAAAGAATGGGACATATACTTTAACATTAAAAGAACCGCATCCGGATGGACTATTAGAGACACATGATAAACTGACAGAAAAAGAATTTCTATCCTGGACTGCCGGCACACCATCGGAAGCCCCGAATGTCATAGCACAGCTGAAAAAAATGTCTATGGATGTAGCTGCACTGGAATATTTGGGGAGTATGGTTACGTTTCGAAAAGAAATCCCTTATCAAAATACATTACTGGTTTTAGATAAAAGTATTTATTTAGATACGGAGGATGCTGAATTAGAGCTGGAAGCAACTTCAAAAAATCATGGAGAAAAGATTTTTAACAGCCTGCTTGAAAACTATCAGATTCCTTTGCGGGATACACCTCCGAAGATCGCTCGTTTTTTTAATCAAAAACGTTCGTTGTAA
- a CDS encoding globin: protein MKQNEVETVYSGIGGYEKIESIVETFYGYVKENPVLIPIFPDDLTETMRKQKLFLTQFFGGPRLYEAERGHPMLRRRHLPFPITPSAKDEWLACMNRALIENQVEEPYYTEMIERLTLTANHMMNTP from the coding sequence ATGAAGCAAAATGAAGTAGAAACGGTTTACAGCGGAATTGGCGGTTACGAAAAAATAGAAAGCATTGTTGAAACTTTTTATGGATACGTCAAAGAAAACCCCGTTTTAATACCGATATTTCCAGATGATTTAACAGAAACAATGCGTAAACAAAAGTTGTTTCTGACACAGTTTTTTGGTGGCCCCAGGCTCTATGAAGCTGAACGAGGACATCCTATGTTAAGAAGAAGACATCTTCCTTTCCCGATAACGCCAAGCGCCAAAGATGAATGGCTAGCTTGTATGAATCGGGCATTAATAGAAAACCAAGTAGAAGAACCTTATTATACAGAAATGATTGAGCGTTTAACATTAACTGCTAATCATATGATGAACACCCCCTAA